The nucleotide sequence GATAGCAAAGGCCGCAGGGGTGAAGCATTTGTTTATCTTTCACCATGACCCGCTGCATCGAGATGAATTCCTGGATCAGGTCGGTGAACAGGTTGCCAAAGCCTTTCCCAACGGTCTGATGGCAAGGGAAGGGATGACGTTTCAAATTGGGGCGTCTTTGTCTGGATCAGAACCCGCTCCGCTAGAAAACCCTTCAGACATTAAGGTTTCTGCTTAGGAGCGAGAATTTGGTCACCTGTAGGACGAACTACCAGGGGACAGAGATTTGTTCTTTATGCCTGTGTTTGAGCATTATCTTTACCTTGACAGCGTTGCATCTGACGCTGGTGCTCCAAAAACGACTCACACTGCACGAAAACCACGGAAGAAGCTGCCAAAATTGCGTCGCTCATAGCTGGCACCTGCTATATGAAACACTCTGTTGACTGGACGCACGACCCGGATTTGCGTAGCTGGGTCGAGTCGGCAAACCAGCCCGACACCGACTTTCCCATCCAGAACCTGCCTCTGGGGGTGTTTCGCAGGCAGGGTATGGCAGAGTCTGCCCGCATTGGGGTTGCGATTGGGAACCAGGTTCTAGATCTGTTTCAAGCCGTGCAGATGGGGTTGCTGACGGAACTTCCAGAAAAATTACAGTTCGCCTGTACCGCTACTCTTTTGAATCCCCTCATGGCACTGGGAGCAGAAGCTTCCCTCCATCTGCGCCATCAACTGAGTCAGTTTCTCCAATCCAGTAACCAACCCCCCGCATTCGACAGCGGCATTCTGGTTCCCATTGCGGAGGTTGAAATGTTACTGCCCGCAGCCATTGGCGACTATACGGACTTTTATGCCTCCATCTTTCACGCCACCAGCGTTGGTAAACTGTTTCGTCCAGACAATCCTCTACTACCCAACTACAAATTTGTGCCAATCGCCTACCACGGTCGTGCCTCTTCCATCGTTCCCAGTGGTACACCCATCCAGCGCCCCCAGGGACAGCATAAGCAACCGGAAGAAACCATTCCCACCTTTGGACCGACCCGCCTGCTGGACTACGAACTGGAGGTGGGCGGATTCGTTGGTGCCGGGAATAAATTGGGGCAGGCGATCGCCCTGGATCAGGCAGAAGACCATCTGTTTGGGCTGTGTCTGGTCAATGACTGGTCAGCCCGAGATATTCAGGCATGGGAATACCAGCCCTTAGGTCCCTTTCTGGCAAAAAGTTTTGCCACCACCATCTCCCCCTGGGTGGTTACCCTGGAGGCGTTAGCCCCCTTCCGCTGTCCGGCATTTACTCGCCCCACAGATGATCCAGTCCCGCTCCCCTATCTGGCATCTTCCACGAACACTGAATGGGGCGGCATCGATCTTATCCTGGAAGTAAAAATTTGCACCGCCCGAATGCGGGCAGCCGGGATGGAGCCATTTCTCTTGAGCCGCACCTCCTTCAACCAGATGTACTGGACTCTGGCACAAATGCTGACCCACCATGCCAGCAATGGCTGTAACTTGCGTCCCGGTGACTTAATCGCCAGTGGCACCGTTTCTGGCGCTGACCCCGGAACTCAGGGCTGTCTGCTGGAAATCACCCAGCGCGGTGCTCACCCGCTCAAACTCCCCACCGGCGAAGTGCGAGCGTTTCTCTTAGATGGGGATGAAGTCATTTTTCACGGCTATTGTGAAAAGGCAAACTATGCCAGAATCGGGTTTGGTGAATGTCGGGGAATCGTGGGAATTGCCATATAAAATAAATGCAATGATTAACTCTGGTACTCCTCATGAGCGAAATGACTCCGTCTTCCGAAGAATTGGGCGGGTCGGTTGATTCTGGTTCCAAATTGCCGGGTCCCTGGCGCTGTTTGTTGGGCGCAGTTGTAGCGGGAGTGCTGGCGATCGCACTCTACGCCATGACTGCATCAATTGCCCACAGCTTTGCTACCAAACCCATTCACAGCGATAACTACATTGTTCACCGGATTTCTGCGGCTGTGCGCACCCTGGTAATTGGGATGAGTGCCCTGGGAACTGGGGTATTTGGGTTTGCCTCCCTGGGTTTATTCGGTCTGGGCATTCAGCTTGCGATTCAACGCCTGAAAGGGCAATCTGTGCCACCTGCTTCTGATGGCTGAATGGATTGTTGGGCTGCTTCTTTGTGTTGGCAGAGACGGTAATTGGAGATTGTTGACAGGATATTTGAGCAGACAATGTTTTTAGTAGGTGACTCCAGTGCGTCCCGTGAAGAGAGAATTAAGCAAATCTTGGAGGAAAATCCACCACTGGCAGCCCTCCTTTCAGTGATTCATTTTGAGTGGACAGTTCGACGTGCAATTATTGCATTGGGTACTTCTCCGAATGTAGAGATACGGGAACGTATGAAGTTAGACCACGGTTGTGACAAATATAAATTGTGACAAATATAAACAAGTTTGGAAGGATGAAGTTTTTCCAAACATCAATCAACGCCTTCCTGAAGTAGTGGGTAATTGGGATGGTCTTCGTCGAGCATTCAAGTTACGTCATCGACTTGTTCATGGCATAACTTCTTGTGGACGCGAATATGCTGAAGAGCGACTACATTGGGCAGTTTCCGCTGCCACCAATGTCCAAGCCGTGTGTACTGTTTATGGAGTAAATCTAGACAATCGGTTGCCAGTTCGGAAAGGGCGCAAAGTGTGAAAAAGCAGTCTAGTTTTATGTAAAGTTTGATTACACTCTATTTCACGTTAAAAGTCGGATCTTGTCTACAATGAAGGTATTTGTACAACTTTAAGGTGAAGGATGCCCATAGTAACTCTTAGCAACGAGCAGGTTGTTGAACTTGTCAAACAGTTGCCAGTTGAGCAACAGATGGAAGTTTTCAGGCTCTTGCTCCTCCAGCAATGGGGGAAGTGGGAATCATTATCACGTTACGGATCAGACAAAGCTAGACTAGTAGCCCAAGAGCACGGGTATGACTGGGATGCGATGACGGAGGAAGAACGGGAAGCATTTATTGATAATGTAGTGCATGAAGATTAATGCATTACATTGCGGTTTTTGACACCAATATTTTGCTCTCCGCTCTACTTTCTACGAACGGTAACCCATTTCGGTGTCTAGCTCTGGCGAAGATAGGACAGGTTGAGTCTGTGACCTGTCAAGAAATTTTGGACGAATTTGCTGAGAAGTTGCTCGTGAAGTTCAAATTTTCTGAAGAGATGACACAATTAGCAGTAAAAGAAGTACGTGATTTCTCTCGTCTGATTGAGATTTCTGGAACTCTTAAGGTAGTTCCGATGATTCAGATGATGACATGGTTATAGAGTGTGCAGTGGTTGGCAATGCGACTCACATCGTCACAGGGGACAAACATCTTTTGTCATTGACAAATCATCAGGGTATTGCAATTGTGAAAGCGGCAGAGTTTGTTGCGTTGTTGGCATCTTAACTAGCGAACGTTGCCAGCAGCCCAACACTATGTTGGTGCGGACGGAATAGAAGTTATTGGTGAGTGTTCGAGGTTATCTGCCGCCGCACAACTTCACCGTTAGACAGCTAAAATAATCTGCTACTTATGGCTGTTTCCTTCCCTAAACAGATTCCCGTCGAGCCTGGTGGAACTAATAACAACCCTTTGAAGAAGGATGTAAGGAAAAAGCCAAATCAACGTAAGTAGTTTCTAGATGTAACTATGAGTACCCAGATTACAATTACTTTGCCAGATGAGGTTTATCAACGTGTTGAATGTTTTGCACGATTAGCAAACCGAGATCTTGCTAGTGTTTTGGTCGATACAATTCAACTTTCTCTTCCATCTACCAGGGCAGATAT is from Leptothermofonsia sichuanensis E412 and encodes:
- a CDS encoding putative toxin-antitoxin system toxin component, PIN family; the encoded protein is MHYIAVFDTNILLSALLSTNGNPFRCLALAKIGQVESVTCQEILDEFAEKLLVKFKFSEEMTQLAVKEVRDFSRLIEISGTLKVVPMIQMMTWL
- a CDS encoding DUF3082 domain-containing protein, with translation MSEMTPSSEELGGSVDSGSKLPGPWRCLLGAVVAGVLAIALYAMTASIAHSFATKPIHSDNYIVHRISAAVRTLVIGMSALGTGVFGFASLGLFGLGIQLAIQRLKGQSVPPASDG
- the fahA gene encoding fumarylacetoacetase, whose amino-acid sequence is MKHSVDWTHDPDLRSWVESANQPDTDFPIQNLPLGVFRRQGMAESARIGVAIGNQVLDLFQAVQMGLLTELPEKLQFACTATLLNPLMALGAEASLHLRHQLSQFLQSSNQPPAFDSGILVPIAEVEMLLPAAIGDYTDFYASIFHATSVGKLFRPDNPLLPNYKFVPIAYHGRASSIVPSGTPIQRPQGQHKQPEETIPTFGPTRLLDYELEVGGFVGAGNKLGQAIALDQAEDHLFGLCLVNDWSARDIQAWEYQPLGPFLAKSFATTISPWVVTLEALAPFRCPAFTRPTDDPVPLPYLASSTNTEWGGIDLILEVKICTARMRAAGMEPFLLSRTSFNQMYWTLAQMLTHHASNGCNLRPGDLIASGTVSGADPGTQGCLLEITQRGAHPLKLPTGEVRAFLLDGDEVIFHGYCEKANYARIGFGECRGIVGIAI